The following proteins come from a genomic window of Megalobrama amblycephala isolate DHTTF-2021 linkage group LG1, ASM1881202v1, whole genome shotgun sequence:
- the LOC125249575 gene encoding calcium/calmodulin-dependent protein kinase type IV-like: MPTSRSGACTVEYWVDGSRRDATVEDFYNMGPELGRGATSVVFRCEEKQTEKPYAVKVLKKTIDKKIVRTEIGVLLRLSHPNIIRLKEIFETETEIFLILELVTGGELFDRYYVPH, encoded by the exons ATGCCCACCTCTCGGTCCGGCGCGTGCACGGTGGAATACTGGGTCGATGGATCGCGCCGAGATGCGACAGTGGAGGATTTCTATAACATGGGCCCAGAATTAGGCAG GGGTGCCACATCTGTTGTGTTTCGCTGTGAAGAGAAGCAGACTGAGAAACCTTATGCTGTGAAGGTCTTGAAGAAAACT ATTGACAAGAAAATTGTGAGGACTGAGATTGGAGTCCTGCTGCGTCTGTCTCATCCAAATATT ATTCGTCTGAAGGAAATTTttgagacagagacagagatcTTTCTCATCCTAGAGCTGGTCACAGGTGGAGAGCTCTTTGACAGGTATTATGTCCCCCATTAA